A stretch of Spirosoma oryzicola DNA encodes these proteins:
- the recQ gene encoding DNA helicase RecQ: MMQVDQTVHVTIKERLKEIFGYSQFRGDQEAIIHSILAGRNTFVIMPTGAGKSLCYQLPAIVSEGTAVVISPLIALMKNQVDQLNAFGVNAQFLNSTLSKAEMNKVKRDTLNGSLKLLYIAPESLTKEENLDFLKKANISFVAIDEAHCISEWGHDFRPEYRKIRGIVDNIGNLPVIALTATATPKVQQDIQKNLQMEDANLYKTSFNRKNLYYEIKPKIDAKKQLIKYVKQNKGKSGIVYCLSRKTVEEIAELLSVNDVKALPYHAGLDPQTRMANQDAFLNEDVDVICATIAFGMGIDKPDVRFVIHYDAPKSLEGYYQETGRAGRDGLEGNCVMFYSYDDIVKLEKFNKDKPVTERDNAKHLLTEMVSYANLGVCRRRQLLGYFGEYLEKDCGFCDNCIKPAEKFKVQNEVVLALQAVLQTDQRFDVAHLSDVLTATNNQYVTSYEHNRLEVYGKGREFNESPLFWCSLLKQITIYGYIEKDVDNYGILKLTQRGLNYIEDPYPISLSKDHDYDQIVEQKEDDDKDSAPSSGGAAYDEELLGLLKALRKKIAKEKNLPPYVIFQDPSMEEMATTYPTTREEMAQINGVGMGKVQKFGRPFIDLITKYVEDNDIETAKDVVIKSTVNKSKVKIYIIQQIDRKVDLEEIAESKSLSMEDLMEEIEHICYSGTRLNLDYYINQVMDEDRQDEIYEYFMQAESDNIAVAMREFGGDDFTEQDLRLMRIKFLSEVAN, from the coding sequence ATGATGCAGGTTGATCAGACGGTCCATGTGACCATCAAAGAGCGGCTAAAAGAGATTTTTGGGTATAGTCAGTTCCGGGGCGATCAGGAAGCCATTATTCACAGCATTTTGGCGGGCCGTAATACGTTCGTTATCATGCCTACGGGTGCAGGAAAATCGCTGTGCTATCAATTACCGGCTATTGTCAGTGAAGGCACAGCCGTTGTCATTTCGCCGTTGATTGCCCTGATGAAGAATCAGGTTGATCAATTAAACGCCTTTGGCGTGAACGCGCAGTTTCTAAACTCGACGCTTTCCAAGGCTGAAATGAACAAAGTAAAGAGAGACACGCTTAATGGTTCGCTTAAACTACTATACATTGCGCCGGAATCGTTGACAAAGGAAGAAAACTTGGATTTTTTGAAGAAAGCCAATATTTCATTCGTTGCCATTGACGAAGCACACTGTATTTCTGAATGGGGTCATGATTTTCGGCCAGAATACCGAAAAATACGCGGCATCGTCGACAACATCGGTAACTTACCTGTCATTGCGCTTACCGCTACCGCTACACCTAAAGTACAGCAGGATATACAGAAAAACCTGCAAATGGAGGATGCCAATCTCTACAAAACGTCCTTCAATCGTAAAAACCTTTACTACGAGATCAAGCCGAAGATCGACGCTAAAAAACAGCTTATCAAATACGTTAAACAAAACAAAGGCAAATCGGGAATCGTCTATTGCCTAAGTCGTAAAACGGTTGAAGAAATTGCTGAGTTGTTAAGCGTCAATGACGTTAAGGCGTTGCCATATCATGCCGGGCTTGATCCGCAAACCCGAATGGCTAATCAGGACGCTTTCCTGAATGAAGACGTTGATGTTATCTGCGCGACCATCGCGTTCGGGATGGGAATCGATAAGCCCGATGTTCGCTTTGTCATTCACTACGATGCGCCAAAATCGCTCGAAGGGTATTACCAGGAGACAGGCCGGGCTGGTCGCGATGGACTGGAAGGCAACTGCGTCATGTTCTACAGCTATGATGACATCGTTAAGCTGGAGAAATTCAACAAAGATAAACCAGTCACTGAGCGCGATAACGCCAAACATTTGCTGACTGAAATGGTCTCATATGCCAATCTGGGTGTATGCCGTCGTCGTCAACTGTTAGGCTATTTCGGTGAGTACCTAGAGAAAGACTGTGGTTTTTGCGACAATTGTATAAAGCCAGCCGAAAAATTTAAGGTACAGAATGAGGTTGTACTGGCTTTACAGGCCGTTCTTCAAACCGATCAGCGATTTGACGTAGCTCACCTGAGTGACGTACTGACGGCAACGAACAACCAGTACGTAACCAGCTATGAGCATAACCGTCTGGAAGTTTACGGCAAAGGTCGGGAGTTCAACGAAAGCCCTTTATTCTGGTGCTCGCTGCTAAAGCAGATTACCATTTACGGCTACATCGAGAAAGATGTCGATAATTACGGTATTCTCAAGTTAACGCAGAGGGGGCTGAACTACATCGAAGATCCGTATCCCATCTCGCTCTCGAAAGATCATGACTATGATCAAATTGTTGAGCAGAAAGAAGATGACGATAAGGATTCGGCACCTTCATCAGGTGGGGCCGCTTACGATGAGGAGTTGCTAGGCTTGCTGAAAGCGCTCCGGAAAAAGATCGCCAAAGAGAAAAATCTGCCACCGTATGTCATCTTCCAGGACCCGTCAATGGAAGAAATGGCTACGACCTACCCAACCACTCGCGAAGAGATGGCGCAAATCAACGGCGTCGGTATGGGGAAGGTGCAGAAATTCGGTCGTCCATTCATCGACTTGATAACCAAGTACGTCGAAGACAACGATATTGAGACAGCGAAGGATGTCGTTATCAAATCGACGGTCAACAAGTCGAAGGTTAAGATTTATATAATCCAGCAAATTGACCGCAAAGTCGATCTGGAAGAAATCGCCGAGTCGAAATCGCTTTCGATGGAGGATTTGATGGAAGAAATCGAGCACATTTGTTACTCTGGGACCAGACTTAACCTCGATTATTACATCAATCAGGTCATGGACGAGGACCGGCAGGACGAAATCTACGAGTACTTCATGCAGGCCGAGAGCGACAACATTGCCGTTGCCATGCGTGAATTTGGAGGAGATGATTTTACGGAACAGGATTTACGGTTGATGCGTATTAAATTCCTGTCTGAAGTAGCCAATTAA
- a CDS encoding KpsF/GutQ family sugar-phosphate isomerase: MKVLKNSKTIAQQVLLAEADAIRHAVDLLDDQFDTVVDTILNSTGRLVVTGVGKSALIGQKIVATMNSTGTPALFMHAADAIHGDLGMIQADDVVLILSKSGNTAEIKVLLPLLKRTSVRIIALVSDHESYLAQHANYVLRAFAEREADPMNLAPTTSTTVALALGDALAISLLEARGFTRHDFARFHPGGSLGKKLYLKVADIFPHNQCPQVLLDTLVKDVIFEISAKRLGATAVINADGLLEGIVTDGDIRRMAYQHDTFWELRARDVMTAMPICVEADEYAMVALQLMRDRDISQLIVTENNHVKGFIHLHDLLKEGLV, translated from the coding sequence TTGAAAGTATTAAAAAATTCCAAAACAATTGCTCAGCAGGTATTACTAGCCGAGGCTGATGCCATTCGTCACGCAGTTGACCTACTCGATGACCAGTTTGACACAGTCGTTGACACAATTCTCAACTCAACAGGTAGACTAGTTGTAACCGGTGTTGGCAAGAGCGCACTGATCGGTCAGAAAATTGTGGCAACCATGAATTCTACGGGCACGCCCGCCCTGTTCATGCACGCAGCCGATGCGATACATGGCGATCTAGGTATGATTCAGGCGGATGATGTTGTCCTTATCCTGTCGAAAAGTGGTAATACCGCCGAGATTAAAGTATTGTTACCTCTATTAAAGCGGACAAGCGTCCGCATAATTGCCTTAGTAAGCGATCACGAATCCTATCTGGCGCAGCATGCTAACTATGTGCTCCGGGCTTTTGCTGAACGGGAAGCAGATCCTATGAATCTGGCTCCAACGACAAGTACAACGGTTGCGTTGGCTCTGGGTGATGCGTTAGCCATCAGTCTATTAGAAGCTCGTGGTTTCACTCGGCACGACTTTGCGCGGTTCCATCCAGGAGGGTCACTCGGCAAAAAGTTGTATCTAAAAGTCGCTGATATCTTTCCGCACAACCAATGCCCACAGGTGTTGCTTGATACATTAGTCAAAGATGTAATTTTCGAGATTTCGGCAAAACGATTAGGTGCAACGGCAGTCATTAATGCCGATGGCCTGCTGGAAGGCATTGTAACGGACGGCGATATCCGTCGCATGGCCTATCAGCACGATACATTTTGGGAGCTTCGAGCGCGCGATGTAATGACCGCTATGCCGATATGCGTTGAAGCTGACGAATATGCCATGGTTGCTCTCCAGCTAATGCGGGATCGGGATATTTCGCAGCTGATTGTTACCGAAAACAATCACGTAAAGGGATTTATCCATTTACACGACTTACTCAAAGAAGGGCTAGTATAG
- a CDS encoding RNA polymerase sigma factor encodes MTALEFTHHIGKVSKSLRPFALRLTKDVEDANDLLQDTLLKAFTNRDKYTDGTNLKAWLYTIMKNTFITNYQRMVRKNTFIDTTDNLHYINSTESSTDNLAYSSFAQDDINRAVNGLDDTYRTPFMMHFRGFKYHEIAAKLDIPIGTVKNRIHIARKELKDQLKVYAHFNS; translated from the coding sequence ATGACTGCGCTCGAATTCACTCATCATATCGGAAAAGTGTCCAAATCGTTGCGCCCATTCGCGCTGCGGCTCACGAAAGATGTTGAAGATGCCAACGATTTGCTGCAAGACACTCTTCTGAAAGCTTTTACCAACCGTGACAAATACACAGATGGTACGAACCTGAAAGCGTGGTTGTATACAATCATGAAGAACACGTTCATCACCAACTATCAGCGAATGGTTCGGAAAAATACATTCATCGACACGACAGACAATTTACACTATATTAACTCGACAGAAAGCAGCACGGATAACCTAGCTTATTCGTCATTCGCTCAAGACGACATCAACCGGGCAGTGAACGGCCTCGATGACACATATAGAACACCGTTCATGATGCACTTCCGTGGTTTTAAATACCATGAGATTGCCGCTAAACTTGACATCCCCATTGGAACGGTTAAAAACCGCATCCACATCGCAAGAAAAGAGCTGAAAGACCAGTTAAAGGTATACGCTCACTTCAACAGCTAA